Sequence from the Mugil cephalus isolate CIBA_MC_2020 chromosome 20, CIBA_Mcephalus_1.1, whole genome shotgun sequence genome:
acatttttagacatttattatttcaaaccacaacctaaaatatgaaaatgatttcTACCCTCAGATTCTACAAACTCCACGAGAGGAAATGTGAGCCCATTGTCATGACGGTGCCCCGCAAGGTAACATCTTAACCAAGTTAAAGTATCTTTATCTACCAGGATGAGTTTCCAGTGGTTACAACATTCTGCTGTTTGTCCTTAATCCGGTCTTTCCTTCTCTGCCTGTTTAGTCGGATCTGTTCCAGGAGGACTTGTACCCGAACACCATTGGCCCTGAGCCCTCGGTTGAAGCCGATGAGTGGTTTGGAGGAAAAGATGCACAGCCTAATCTGATATCCCTAAAGGACGGGTTTGTGGCAACCACCAAAGCAAAGGAGTTCAAGGTTCACAAGAGTCTCCTGAAAACCACGACTGCTTCGGCAGGGAATCAACCTGAGAGCAGTGGGGTGAGCCTTCAGGACTTAACATTTATGCTGCTTTATAGTTTTTCTGACCTTTGAAAGAAatgcattgtttgttttttacctcaATTTATCTCGTCACTTGCCGCAACAATTCAATGTGGTGAATAAATAGATACGTGTGTGTAATCAAACTTCATGACATCACAACTTTACTTTTCTATTCTCAGGAGGTTCAGTCCTTGAGGAAGGAGGTCAAGGATCTGAAAGCGGCACTAGAGGAGCTGACCAAGCGTGTGAGTGAGCTGGAGAGCAAGCATTAAACAAGAAGAGTTcgataaacaagaaaaaataaatcaagagcAGAAGTCAAGAGTAAAACagcagtgcaaagaaaaacaagagggaGAAGAGTGCTGTCAACGTTTGATTGTAGTTGGACAAagggagagataaagagagCAGACATACAACTATTCTTATTGTGgcttgatttgtttatttggttttctGTGATCAATTAGAGCAAATCCTATTTTAATATATGcttttagtttaaaataaagtcttctgtattttcaatttttgttttgaagaaccagtttttaatcttttacacCCAACATCTTACAAAATGAGAAACGAAACAAAACCACAAGTAACAAAGGTATGATAACATGATGTCAATGTGGACTGTGGAGAACATTTCGCATGAGGATCAAGTGCACACAGATGCTCCCTGAGGCTTACCGAGGTGCATTTGGTTAATACAGCTTTCACTGACAttgataatataaaatattaaagctgaaagagaaagacacaagTGATATGCAAATATTTGAACCATTggtgcagctaaaaaaaaaaaaaaaaaaaacaacctcagagTTTACAGTATCAGATtaatttttctaaaaaaaaaaacaaaaaaacaaaacaaaaaaaaacagtaaaaaaatatgtgatgtTCTTTTACAGCCAATTTTGAGGTCAAATATTTCTAGAACAGTAATGGGAATGCAATATCATAGTTATTATTGGATATGTCAAAGTagtaagcaaaataaaacattttaactctGAGGTCACAAGATATACTATGAGTTTCATCtataaattgcatttttttactttcataaTGCTTTGGCCCCCAcccaaaatttaaaacaaaaaatcaccCGTACAActaaatgaatatgaaaattAAACCTAGAAGGAGCTATTATTAGAAGTTACTATTTACACATTTCCTTTGCTTTGCTGCATTACTGCTTATCCCCTCCTTTCTAAAACATCAGTCCCTTTCATAAAGCCACTACACGTAGTTTTTGCTTGGGGCTGAGGCGCTGTTGCTGTAGTACTTAGCGGTTCCCCCTGAGCTGCCAGATCCGGACCTGCTGACGCAGCAGAGCAAGCCCCCAGCCAGAAGGAGAAGCGCACCAGCCGCCCAGCCAATGAAAATACACGCTCCCAGCTCCATCCTCTGAGACATATTAATGGGGTTGTTGAAGTTTTGCACAACAATATGTGCGGACCAGCTGACGGGGATGATCGCCAGGATTCCGGCCAGCAGCAGGCCCACCCCGGCCGCTATGCTGATCTTAGGCTTGACATCCTCATTCTCCACACAGGTGGTAAAGTCGGCCCCACAGAACAGGATGAGGAGGCTGAGGCTGCTGAGCATGCAGCTGATAATGGTCAAGGCTCGGGCAGCCTGCAGATCAGAGGGCAACACCAGCAGGGAATCGTACTTCTTGCACTGCTGCTGGCCAGTGCTCTGTACCACACAATTCATCCATAAACCCTCCTCAGTGGTCTAgtcacaaaaagacagaaagatgaTCAGAGAGAGACATTTCGTCAACCATTTATGTCGTGCAGTGGAGTGTAACTTTAGCTTGAGGCATTTGGTGCCAATTCACAAAATAAGCTCAAAAAATATGCTAGGCTACCCAATTGTATATTTAATAGAAGAATATTAGTTTTGTGTTGACCAGCTGTTAGATGTATACAGGATGCTATTATGATACTTTAAAAATTCATTTAATGGGTAATTGATTCAAGGTGAGATTATAGCCTGTGTGTCCAATTTTACAATTACCTGTGAAGTCACAATGTTGGCTCCTGTGAACGAAGACACTTTCCAGCGAGGGAGAGCGCAGCACACTATGACGCCaatcagaccaaggaccccaaggGTCACACATACCATCTGAATTGCTGATGATCCCATTCTGGAAAAGACACAATGGAGAAAAAACATAGAGGCATGAGGGAGAAAATTAAGTTACCGTTATTTCActgtactttattatttttaataatttttttttcatcaggctTTGGCTAATTAAtatttactgtttgtttctgaaactTCACTTCTCTTCATCTAAAATGAAcaaagttattttaattttttaattcttaGGATTGTTTACTCGTCTGGTTATGAGGGAAGCAGTAGTCAAATCTCCTTTCTGAGAAAGGAGGTACCAGAAGGTACTTCTGTGTTGTTACTTTGGCGTTATAGTGTACCCTGGGGCTGGGTTTTTTTCAGTAATCACATAGCTGAACATGCAACTCTAGATCTTTGGTTTGTTATGACTCTGACAGGTCGTAACTTGTCCTGACAGGCCCGGGCCTCCTGAGTTTCCACCCAAGACTGGCTGGGCCTCTCCCTAGCATCTTACTCCAAAGATTTCTCATTTGCATACTTATTTAAGTGAGGTTTATATTCATATAAAAGAGAATTGAAGAttagagtaaaaaataaagggcAGTTTAACTGTAAGGCTTCACTCACAAGGCAAAGTATCATAAGAAAGTATTCAGTTAAATGTTCTAATGTTTAATTGTGATTATATATAGCATAGTCCAACCaagatgatatatatattttgattttttttttgttttgtttttttgcattaatgTTTTAGCTTTTGTAATCGAAATGAGTGTTGCCCAGCATAAAAAGACTatacttttattaattttaaacataTGTGAGCTGCCCTTTCTCGAACTGagtaaataagaaataagtattttaaaagaaatattgcGTTTTGAGTAATACAATTGTTTAAATCAAGGGACGCCCATAAATTCTTCCATAAGCCTTTAAATACACGGAACACAGATAAAAAGAACTGAACCTTTTATTCCCTATTTCTAATCTCACAGCTGTTTATTCTAACactataatttgtttttttttctagggcCCATTAAAAAAGGTATCCAACTAATCCTCAACCAATCCTTTCATCCTCTCATTTCAAGCTTTTGCAGGATCTCTTCTCAGAGTTCAGGCTGTCCTTTTGAATAAAGAGTGGATAAAAGGGAAGCCTACCttttatgaaaatgtaaaatgcgGCGAGGTGTCTGTTGAGGTTCTTTCTTCCTTGCTGCCTGTGCGTTGTTTTTTAAGATGCTCTCTTCTAATGTAGAGACGTTGTGAAGAAGCTGTGTTATAAGGAGCAGATTTGTAGAAGAATGTGAGGCGTAGGTGGGGCTCGGCTTGCATAGGGGAGTACACAGGAGGGAACGACCAAAAGACCAGACTGAACTTGTCCTATATGTAtgtttccctctctttccctgcCTTAAAGACGAGGGGCTGTTATTTTGTCTTAGACAACATTTTAGCATCAGGTGTCAAAATTGATCAATTTATCTTAActgatgatgctgatgctgagtGAATTGTTTTGGTAGTATCtatgacagagagacagaaaaagaaaggtgaGTCATGTGGAAGGCTGCCCATTTTCTCTCTGTACCCTGTCTGCACAAACAAATAccattccacacacacacacacacacctagctCTGTCGAAACTGTGATAACTGTGATGACGCATAGAAGGTGACCACTTTTGGAAGCaatgatgaatgtttttttgttttgtttttttgcgtaAGATCATAAGCTGGGTTTCTTGGAATATTAGGAAGGAAAAAatcagaggaaaagagaggattGCAGTCTCTAATTGAGCCTTGAACACATCAGCAAGTgatgctcacacacactcatagtTTTGGTTTGCATAATATACAGAAAAATAAGGaatgaattgaatgaatttGATAAAGATTtcagagttcttttttttttttttttaaatcttataaCAATGTCAGACAAAATTGAAATGATGTATACTTCAATAGATACATCTCAACtttgttattataatttataaacataatttaaaaaatgttcttaGATTCAAGTGAAGATATGACActtctgaactgaactgaaaatacTTTGGGGTAATTTACCTTTTAACTGAAgttattttaagtaaaaaagaaaaaaaaagataatcaagtgaatcatttaacatttacagttttcacCTTAGGTGGTCTTTAAAACAAGGGAGTGACAGTAATGTCTCCAactaaaatacatacatatattttaagatTTTGTGCATCCCTGGAAATAATCACTTTGAAtcttaaataaacttttaagAAATATAgctttcccccccaaaaaagggGGGTCTCTTGGCACAACTTTCAGAGGAGAATATGAACTTCTGCTCCCTTCTGGCTGTACCACCAAGTTTTTATGGCGTGGGTAGTTTCTTGAGCACATCTCCTCTAGAGATGACTCCTTCATCAGTTCCTTTAAATGTGAAGATGGGCTCTCCATCCACAGAGCTCTTGTAACTTTGCATTAGAAATTTTCACTGATGCACCCTCAACCCTCTCCACCAATCCAACATAGTTATAGGATTTGGTTCTACCTGCAAGGTTCACAATGACAAAGCCACCAGCAGAGAGATCCCTgtcaccatcatcattatcatcatcatcattatcatcatcatcatcatcatcatcatcatcatctgtaCTCTCATACGGTGTCATAAAGTGGAATGGAAATCACTCCCTTCTTAGCTACAACCACTTCctttttggatttgtttggttTGGATCTTTCAGAGTcccctttttattattttcattctttttctttttctgttcattctttttatcttcttcttctttgtgtgtcttctccagctctatcttctctggtgtGTCGGtcaggctttttgttttttctttgtattctgGGCCTGTGTGTGATGGCTTTGCAGTGGCTGGCAGCAGTTGTACAATTATGTTTTTAGcaatttttgtctctgaagaactttcaaatgtactgactttatatagacacgaagcacGGCAACAAAAACATGTGTCTTTTAATTAACCAATCAAATTTAAgcttttaatggctgttttaggatttttttttagtgttttgtgaTTGTACCAAAAGAAATTGTGCTTGAAGATccaagagtgattcttaatgcaatatttcatgAATGCATGAGGggtcagaaaacatttttccaccactgtagaCCCATATTGTTACTTACTAAAGCTTGTGCTTACTAAAGCACGtgtgtgaaatgtcttcaacaTGTCTATAATTGTTCAGACACAACAATCAAAAAACCTTGTTCATAGAAATTTCACTTTGTAAGgcaaataacatttattcatttttttttaacctaaatgTGCTACCT
This genomic interval carries:
- the cldni gene encoding claudin i, with product MGSSAIQMVCVTLGVLGLIGVIVCCALPRWKVSSFTGANIVTSQTTEEGLWMNCVVQSTGQQQCKKYDSLLVLPSDLQAARALTIISCMLSSLSLLILFCGADFTTCVENEDVKPKISIAAGVGLLLAGILAIIPVSWSAHIVVQNFNNPINMSQRMELGACIFIGWAAGALLLLAGGLLCCVSRSGSGSSGGTAKYYSNSASAPSKNYV